The window gcTTAGTAGCAATAGCCTTGCCATGGTTACTAGCATGTCCACCCTTCTCCCGAACTCCAACGCCACAGGTACCTTTCAATCAATTCACAAAAGATACCACCACTCAAAATCAATCATAATCAAATAATGTGATTCTTGATAACAGGTTCAACCGGAGGTTTTGCAAACTACGCTAGAAAGCTTCTATCGGCAGAAGATGGTATCCCAACATGGGTTGGACCAGAGGCACGACGGCTCATGGCAGCACAAGGTGGAGGACCAGGACCAGTGAAGGCTAATGCAGTGGTGGCTCAAGACGGAAGTGGACAGTTCAAGACTATAGCCGAAGCTCTAAATGCTGTGCCTAAAGGAAACACAGTGCCATACGTCATCCACATCAAACAAGGTATCTACAAGGAAAAAGTTATGGTCACCAGGAAAATGCCATACGTCACTTTCATCGGCGATGGACAAACCAAGACGGTTATCACCGGTAATCTCAATTACGGTATCGGCAAGGTCAAGACCTTCCTAACAGCCCCACTAAGTAAGTTTCAATTCTCCACCACTGTCTCTcaaaaaatccacaaaaaaaaaaaaaatagggattCTAATTAATTAGGATTTACCAAAATTTCGCAGCAATCGAAGGCGACCACTTCACAATGAAGAACATCGGAGTCGAGAACACAGCTGGACCAGAAGGAGGACAAGCGGTGGCGTTAAGAGTGTCGGCTGATTACGCCGTGTTCCACAGCTGTCAATTCGACGGGCACCAAGACACCTTATACGTTCACTCTCACCGGCACTTCTTCCGTGAGTGCACAGTCTCCGGCACCGTAGATTTCATTTTCGGAGACGCCAAATGCATCCTCCAGAACTGTAAAATCGTCGTACGAAAACCTAAGAAAGGTCAATCGTGTATGGTGACCGCTCAGGGACGAACCGACGTCCGTGAATCAACCGGATTGGTGCTCCATAACTGCCACATAACTGGGGATCCGGCGTATATTCCGGTGAAATCGGTGAGCAAGTCTTACCTAGGAAGGCCGTGGAAGCAGTTCTCGAGGACGATCATCATGAAGACGATGATCGACGACGTCATCGACCCGGCGGGATGGCTTGCTTGGAGTGGAGATTTTGCGCTCAAGACGCTATACTACGCCGAGCATTTGAATACTGGGCCTGGGTCCAATCAGGCCCAAAGAGTTAAATGGCCCGGAATTAGGAAACTAACTCCCCAAGATGCTCTTTTATACACTGGGGACAGGTTCTTAGGTGGCAATACTTGGATCCCACAAACACAAGTTCCCTATACCCCCAACATGTAGGAGATTCAAATGTGTAAAGAAGATCACCTCCACCAATAATCTCTCAAATAGGTCATTATACTCTTATTTGGTCCCtaaatttttggttaaatggGTTTCTCATTTGAGAGATTTATACTCTTaagagactctctctctctagtgaCACTTGCCATTATACAAGTGTTTCAATTCTTTtgtcaaattcaaatttaattgtattataaatataaatataagtatACTGTTAAGAGTCTGCAGTTGCTgcagttatatattttgaaaattaaaacgTTGACTGAGCTGTGCGCGTGCGTTATGGTGGAGATTCACGCTATGCTTCAT is drawn from Camelina sativa cultivar DH55 chromosome 1, Cs, whole genome shotgun sequence and contains these coding sequences:
- the LOC104727861 gene encoding probable pectinesterase/pectinesterase inhibitor 23, which translates into the protein MGFDGDKKKKCIIAGSVSGLLVIMVVSVAVVTSKHSPKADENQIKKTTKAVQAVCAPTDFKETCVNSLMSASPKSTEPIDLIKLGFDVTIKSINEGLKKASEDVKAKASKDPEAKGAFELCEKVMVDAIEDLKKCMDHGFSVDKIDSFVEDLLVWLSGSIAFQQTCMDSFEEIKSDLMQEMRHIFKTTKELSSNSLAMVTSMSTLLPNSNATGSTGGFANYARKLLSAEDGIPTWVGPEARRLMAAQGGGPGPVKANAVVAQDGSGQFKTIAEALNAVPKGNTVPYVIHIKQGIYKEKVMVTRKMPYVTFIGDGQTKTVITGNLNYGIGKVKTFLTAPLTIEGDHFTMKNIGVENTAGPEGGQAVALRVSADYAVFHSCQFDGHQDTLYVHSHRHFFRECTVSGTVDFIFGDAKCILQNCKIVVRKPKKGQSCMVTAQGRTDVRESTGLVLHNCHITGDPAYIPVKSVSKSYLGRPWKQFSRTIIMKTMIDDVIDPAGWLAWSGDFALKTLYYAEHLNTGPGSNQAQRVKWPGIRKLTPQDALLYTGDRFLGGNTWIPQTQVPYTPNM